One genomic region from Isachenkonia alkalipeptolytica encodes:
- a CDS encoding ABC transporter permease, protein MNEARRVFNYFTNNLDRIYGYTMEHLILIAIAISLSVVLWVSLGVLLRNNKKMANGVMGVGSFVMSVPSVALYGILISIPGLGLSRQSAVLALVLYSMLPILRNVYVALNEVDKNILEAAKGMGMSETQILRKVQLPLALPVILAGVRVATVMMVGIGTLAVYIGERNLGVLIEQGLTRSRSDMIITGALLVTVFVVIIDFFIGWLEKTVVSKGIQSEEVSQSGGEN, encoded by the coding sequence ATGAATGAAGCACGGAGAGTCTTTAACTACTTCACAAACAATTTGGATCGGATTTACGGTTACACCATGGAACATCTGATTTTAATCGCGATCGCCATCAGCTTATCCGTGGTTCTTTGGGTCAGCTTGGGGGTCCTCCTCAGAAACAATAAGAAAATGGCCAACGGTGTTATGGGAGTGGGAAGTTTTGTCATGTCCGTCCCAAGTGTGGCCCTATACGGAATCTTAATCAGTATTCCCGGACTGGGACTTAGCCGCCAAAGTGCGGTACTGGCCCTGGTTCTTTACTCCATGCTACCGATCCTTCGAAATGTGTACGTGGCTTTGAATGAAGTGGACAAAAACATTTTAGAGGCGGCCAAGGGGATGGGGATGAGCGAGACCCAAATTCTTCGAAAAGTACAGCTTCCCCTGGCCCTGCCGGTGATTCTCGCCGGCGTACGGGTAGCTACGGTTATGATGGTGGGCATCGGGACCCTGGCGGTATACATCGGGGAGCGAAACCTTGGTGTACTCATTGAGCAGGGGCTGACCCGCTCCCGGTCGGATATGATTATTACAGGAGCCCTGCTGGTTACGGTTTTTGTAGTGATTATCGACTTTTTCATCGGCTGGCTGGAAAAAACCGTGGTTTCCAAAGGCATCCAAAGCGAAGAAGTATCACAGTCGGGAGGTGAGAATTAA